In Mycolicibacterium mucogenicum DSM 44124, the following are encoded in one genomic region:
- a CDS encoding CaiB/BaiF CoA transferase family protein, with amino-acid sequence MASGPLAGVRVVDLTAMVMGPYCTQIMADMGADVVKIEPPQGDDTRFISVGPAPGMSGVFVNVNRGKRSVVLDLRTDAGKTALRALCETADVFIHSMRAKAIARLGFGYEDVAALNPHIVYTNCYGYGRRGPNRDRPAYDDTIQAECGLPAVQAQLTGQADYVGTIMADKIAGLTALYATTMALFHRERTGEGQEVEVAMFETMASFMLVEHANGAMFDPPLGPAVYPRTVAPNRRPYRTSDGEIAALIYNDRHWKAFIDAVQPPWAGDHYATLEQRARNIDIVYGLVAETMKERTTDEWLALFRTLEIPAAPLNTPDALFDDPHLNAVGLFETVDTPHGPVRFPGVPTWFSRTPGRVAGPAPLLGADTDEVLSEL; translated from the coding sequence ATGGCTAGCGGGCCGCTGGCAGGAGTACGCGTCGTCGACCTCACCGCCATGGTCATGGGGCCCTACTGCACGCAGATCATGGCCGACATGGGCGCCGACGTCGTCAAAATCGAACCGCCGCAAGGGGATGACACCCGGTTCATCTCGGTGGGACCGGCCCCCGGCATGAGCGGGGTGTTCGTCAACGTCAACCGCGGCAAGCGCAGCGTGGTGCTGGATCTGCGTACCGACGCCGGCAAAACGGCGCTGCGGGCCCTGTGCGAGACGGCCGACGTTTTCATCCATTCGATGCGGGCCAAAGCGATCGCCCGGCTGGGTTTCGGCTACGAGGATGTGGCCGCGCTCAATCCCCACATCGTCTACACCAACTGCTACGGCTATGGACGCCGCGGACCGAACCGCGACCGTCCCGCATACGACGACACCATTCAGGCCGAATGCGGGCTGCCTGCCGTCCAGGCACAGCTCACCGGACAGGCCGACTACGTCGGCACGATCATGGCGGACAAGATCGCCGGGTTGACCGCGCTCTACGCCACCACCATGGCGCTGTTCCACCGGGAGCGCACCGGGGAGGGACAGGAGGTCGAGGTCGCGATGTTCGAGACCATGGCCTCCTTCATGCTGGTCGAACATGCCAACGGCGCCATGTTCGACCCTCCCCTGGGTCCTGCCGTCTACCCGCGCACCGTGGCACCCAACCGCCGCCCCTATCGCACGAGCGACGGTGAGATCGCCGCGCTGATCTACAACGACCGGCATTGGAAGGCATTCATCGATGCCGTGCAACCGCCATGGGCCGGCGACCATTACGCCACGCTGGAACAACGCGCCCGCAACATCGACATCGTCTACGGGCTGGTGGCCGAGACCATGAAGGAACGGACCACCGACGAATGGCTGGCGCTGTTCCGTACGTTGGAGATTCCGGCCGCACCGCTGAACACCCCCGACGCCCTGTTCGACGACCCCCACCTCAATGCCGTGGGCCTGTTCGAAACGGTGGACACGCCGCACGGCCCGGTGCGCTTTCCGGGTGTGCCGACGTGGTTCTCCCGCACGCCCGGCCGGGTCGCAGGTCCGGCACCGTTGTTGGGCGCCGACACCGATGAGGTGTTGAGCGAACTGTGA
- a CDS encoding acyl-CoA dehydrogenase family protein, producing the protein MNFEMGADATALRQQLRDLVKEHVPDDFLGAFTDDPADLAVAQRFCRTLAEHDLLCLAWPEEFGGRGASVWEQTVVREEMWAHHEPRGAQYMGVNWVGPIIMRHGTQQQRQQHLPLIARGEVIWCQGFSEPEAGSDLASLRTTARPDGDGWRITGQKIWTSYATMAQWCFLLARTSRQEKKQRGLTIFLVPMDDPSIQVRPIRTMLGPHHLNEVFIDELRVSRADVLGTVDEGWSIVQDVMSFERVGIARYARCERLLAAAPTALGDRWRSLPDELRSRWVRMVTHCRRARLMAYRVVALQADGQVQPADTAAYRIAVTRLDQDSAEVLTDLAAEVTDDTPYTRWFQAEVADHWRYSQASTVSSGSIEMQRILLSRALLAAR; encoded by the coding sequence ATGAACTTCGAGATGGGCGCCGACGCCACGGCGTTGCGCCAGCAGCTCCGCGACCTCGTGAAAGAGCATGTGCCGGACGACTTCCTGGGCGCCTTCACCGACGATCCGGCGGATCTCGCAGTGGCACAGCGGTTCTGCCGCACCCTCGCCGAGCACGACCTGCTGTGCCTGGCCTGGCCGGAGGAGTTCGGCGGCCGCGGTGCCTCGGTGTGGGAACAGACCGTGGTGCGCGAGGAGATGTGGGCGCACCACGAACCGCGCGGGGCACAGTACATGGGCGTCAACTGGGTCGGGCCAATCATCATGCGCCACGGCACCCAACAGCAACGGCAGCAGCACCTGCCACTGATCGCGCGCGGCGAAGTGATCTGGTGCCAGGGTTTCTCCGAGCCCGAAGCCGGATCCGACCTCGCATCGCTGCGCACCACGGCACGTCCCGACGGCGACGGCTGGCGGATCACGGGTCAGAAGATCTGGACCTCCTACGCCACCATGGCACAGTGGTGCTTCCTGCTGGCCCGGACGTCCCGGCAGGAGAAGAAGCAGCGGGGGCTCACGATTTTCCTTGTGCCGATGGATGATCCGTCCATCCAGGTGCGGCCCATCCGCACCATGCTCGGCCCCCACCATCTCAATGAGGTGTTCATCGACGAGCTGCGTGTCAGCCGGGCCGATGTGCTCGGCACGGTGGATGAGGGCTGGTCGATCGTGCAGGATGTGATGTCGTTCGAGCGGGTCGGCATCGCCCGCTATGCGCGCTGTGAACGGTTGCTCGCCGCGGCGCCGACGGCTCTCGGCGACCGCTGGCGGTCACTACCCGACGAGTTGCGCAGCCGGTGGGTGCGCATGGTGACGCACTGCCGGCGGGCCCGCCTGATGGCCTACCGGGTGGTGGCGCTGCAGGCCGACGGACAGGTGCAGCCTGCCGATACGGCGGCCTACCGCATCGCCGTCACCCGGCTGGATCAGGACAGTGCCGAGGTGCTGACCGATCTGGCCGCAGAGGTCACCGACGACACCCCGTACACGCGCTGGTTTCAGGCCGAAGTGGCCGACCACTGGCGCTATTCGCAGGCGTCGACGGTGTCGTCGGGCAGCATCGAGATGCAGCGAATACTGCTGTCGCGCGCCCTGTTGGCGGCACGATGA
- a CDS encoding acyl-CoA dehydrogenase family protein has product MILDLGEQAKEFGRQALRAFEAAGGDALGQQAEAKPDTRAELVDGVLRELGTWELSPRSDADELEAAAALCRSAGYWALPYPVAETLSRPDDLEVGGLSVVADVNPAAPVAGLDGRWAAVTFAGIRSEVAGYGKAGPAFVAPLELSAVDDRGAADVALALVLPCWTLLGMLDRALELTIAHVTMRKQFGAPLSSFQGVQFQLTDAEVERSGLDILAKHALWSVGTGRPAALNDALALRMSAIEAADVVFRVCHQLHGAVGFCDETTLSWLSRYSQPLRRLPLGLSATKAELTRRMS; this is encoded by the coding sequence ATGATCCTCGATCTCGGCGAGCAGGCGAAAGAGTTCGGCCGACAGGCACTTCGGGCCTTCGAAGCGGCCGGCGGCGACGCGCTCGGGCAGCAGGCGGAGGCCAAGCCGGATACCCGTGCCGAGCTCGTCGACGGCGTGCTGCGCGAACTGGGCACCTGGGAACTGAGCCCGCGATCCGACGCCGACGAGCTCGAAGCCGCGGCCGCGCTCTGCCGCAGCGCCGGGTACTGGGCGCTGCCCTATCCGGTGGCCGAAACCCTCTCCCGGCCCGACGATCTCGAGGTCGGCGGCCTGTCGGTGGTGGCCGACGTCAACCCCGCTGCCCCGGTCGCCGGACTCGACGGCCGGTGGGCGGCCGTCACTTTCGCCGGCATCCGCAGTGAGGTGGCCGGATATGGGAAGGCCGGACCGGCGTTCGTGGCTCCCCTCGAGCTGTCGGCTGTCGACGACCGCGGCGCGGCAGATGTGGCGCTTGCTTTGGTGCTGCCGTGCTGGACCCTGCTGGGCATGCTCGACCGCGCGCTGGAGCTGACCATCGCGCATGTCACGATGCGCAAGCAGTTCGGTGCGCCCCTGTCGTCATTCCAGGGTGTGCAGTTCCAGCTGACCGACGCCGAGGTGGAACGCAGTGGACTGGACATCCTCGCCAAGCACGCGCTGTGGAGCGTCGGAACCGGCCGGCCAGCAGCACTGAATGACGCCCTGGCGCTTCGGATGTCGGCCATCGAAGCCGCCGATGTCGTGTTCCGGGTCTGCCATCAGCTGCACGGCGCCGTCGGATTCTGCGACGAGACCACCTTGTCGTGGCTGTCGCGCTACAGCCAACCACTGCGCCGCCTGCCGCTCGGGCTGTCTGCGACGAAAGCGGAACTGACGCGGAGGATGTCATGA
- a CDS encoding acyl-CoA dehydrogenase family protein, whose protein sequence is MTADFRDHVRRWCDEYVPRDWRRTQTGVPEAEFVRFQKAWFAELHAAGFAVPHWPREWGGGMSVADQIVLYQELAAHDAPRLVLAFVGIHHAAATLLAAGTEAQRRRHLPAILDGEIWVQGFSEPEAGSDLASLRTSARRSGDSYVVNGQKLWASGGAHADWCLLLARTDPNAPKRKGISYFLLDMRSPGVDVRPIRNAMGDSHFCEIFLTDVVIPAANLVGPENAGWQVAQSTLGAERGLTMLELSERLFHNGFRRLVESCAAEDPVIADRLAQFEIEITGLRGLCRRLVENAEEGTVGPADASIVKLFYSELLQRLTDFGVEAGGLDAHTDLAKPMSSGWESGSWLLDFIGSWEWTIPGGASEIQRTIIGERGLGLPRELSAP, encoded by the coding sequence ATGACCGCCGACTTCCGCGACCATGTCCGCCGTTGGTGCGACGAGTATGTCCCCCGGGACTGGCGGCGGACCCAGACCGGCGTCCCAGAAGCCGAATTCGTCAGGTTCCAGAAGGCGTGGTTCGCCGAGCTGCATGCCGCGGGCTTCGCTGTCCCGCACTGGCCCCGCGAGTGGGGCGGCGGCATGAGCGTCGCCGACCAGATCGTGCTGTACCAGGAGCTGGCCGCGCACGACGCACCGCGGCTGGTGCTGGCGTTCGTCGGCATCCACCACGCCGCGGCCACCTTGCTGGCGGCGGGCACCGAAGCGCAACGGCGGCGCCATCTTCCGGCGATTCTCGACGGCGAAATCTGGGTGCAGGGATTCTCCGAGCCCGAGGCCGGCTCCGATCTGGCGAGCCTGCGGACCTCGGCCCGCCGATCCGGCGACTCGTACGTCGTCAACGGCCAGAAGCTGTGGGCCAGTGGCGGCGCGCATGCCGACTGGTGCCTGCTGTTGGCCCGCACCGATCCCAATGCCCCGAAACGCAAGGGCATCTCGTACTTCCTGCTCGACATGCGCAGCCCGGGCGTGGACGTCCGGCCGATCCGCAACGCGATGGGCGACTCGCACTTCTGCGAAATCTTCCTGACCGACGTGGTCATTCCGGCGGCCAATCTCGTCGGCCCGGAGAACGCCGGCTGGCAGGTGGCCCAGTCGACGCTGGGCGCAGAGCGTGGTCTGACGATGCTGGAGCTGTCGGAGCGCCTGTTCCACAACGGCTTTCGCCGCCTCGTCGAGTCCTGCGCCGCCGAGGATCCGGTGATCGCCGACCGGCTCGCCCAGTTCGAGATCGAGATCACCGGGCTGCGTGGTCTGTGCCGCCGGCTGGTGGAGAACGCAGAAGAAGGAACCGTGGGACCGGCCGACGCGTCGATCGTCAAACTCTTCTACAGTGAACTGCTGCAACGCCTCACCGATTTCGGCGTCGAGGCCGGCGGCCTCGACGCCCACACCGACCTGGCGAAACCGATGTCGAGCGGCTGGGAATCGGGTTCGTGGCTGCTGGACTTCATCGGCTCGTGGGAGTGGACCATTCCCGGCGGGGCAAGCGAGATTCAGCGCACCATCATCGGCGAACGGGGCCTCGGGCTGCCGCGGGAACTGAGTGCGCCGTGA
- a CDS encoding acyl-CoA dehydrogenase family protein, whose translation MTEFTEFHDELRSVAGELLAKGRDVEWPAVVEAGWAELEVPEEFGGAGATFAEVAVICAEMGRAASATAYLGSAVLTVGALNMLAPSALRDELLTGVAAGSIRLAVAIDSCDFVPDADGADRILRVTDSGVCIADSRAVPRPVLDETRRLANVTTDGQGAETLCYEDASADPVGRLRDRAAVAVAADSLGIAEAMLAATVDYAKVRHQFGRPIGSFQAVKHACADMLVQVEVARQLVSAAVESVVQGRADSAPSMAKAYACSAAVDVAGKAMQLHGGIGYTWESGIHVYLKRAALNRSLFGSPAAHRRQLAKRYL comes from the coding sequence GTGACCGAATTCACCGAATTCCATGACGAACTGCGGTCGGTGGCCGGCGAGCTGCTGGCCAAAGGCCGCGACGTCGAGTGGCCGGCCGTCGTCGAGGCCGGCTGGGCGGAGCTGGAGGTACCGGAGGAGTTCGGCGGCGCTGGCGCGACGTTCGCCGAAGTCGCCGTCATCTGCGCGGAGATGGGCCGGGCGGCCAGTGCCACCGCCTACCTCGGCAGCGCGGTGCTGACCGTCGGCGCGCTGAACATGCTGGCGCCCAGCGCGCTTCGCGACGAGCTGTTGACCGGCGTGGCTGCCGGCAGCATCCGACTCGCCGTGGCGATCGATTCGTGCGACTTCGTACCCGATGCTGACGGCGCCGACCGCATCCTGCGCGTCACCGACAGTGGCGTCTGCATCGCCGACTCACGTGCTGTGCCCCGACCCGTGCTCGATGAGACGCGTCGGCTGGCGAACGTAACCACTGACGGCCAGGGCGCCGAAACCTTGTGCTACGAGGACGCTTCTGCAGACCCGGTCGGGCGCCTGCGGGACCGCGCCGCCGTGGCGGTGGCCGCCGACAGTCTCGGTATCGCCGAAGCGATGCTGGCCGCAACGGTGGACTACGCCAAGGTGCGCCATCAATTCGGCCGGCCGATCGGCTCGTTCCAGGCCGTCAAACATGCCTGCGCGGACATGCTCGTCCAGGTCGAGGTGGCGCGCCAACTCGTCAGCGCGGCAGTCGAATCCGTGGTGCAGGGCCGGGCGGATTCCGCCCCGTCGATGGCCAAGGCGTACGCCTGCAGTGCGGCCGTCGATGTCGCGGGCAAGGCCATGCAGCTCCACGGCGGCATCGGCTACACGTGGGAAAGCGGCATCCACGTCTACCTCAAACGCGCTGCGCTCAACCGTTCATTGTTCGGCTCCCCTGCGGCACATCGCAGACAACTGGCCAAGCGCTACCTCTAG
- a CDS encoding thiamine pyrophosphate-binding protein has translation MGVPVYKRILDLFEAEGVNTLFGIPDPNFVHMFTEAEARGWSVVAPHHELSAGFMAEAASRMTGKPGLCIGTLGPGVANIAGAMMCALVENSPVIFLGGQRARITERRVRRGRIQFVQQEGLFAPSVKYSSSIEYADQTDEIIHEAIRRAMSGTPGPAYVEFPSHVILDELEVADSPSPASYRLVNQGAGAREVADAAKLIREAASPILLVGHGVHTSRTQREVKELAELMNCPVIQTSGGTSFIPGLQDRTFPYLFSPAANQAVEESDLCVALGTELGEPMHYGRTQHWAAGNADRKWVYVEQDPTAIGVNRSFDVALVGDLRGVVPQLVEALRDTPRAPSANLDALIASDAAELAGLAESAPTGRAPIHSARYVVEATKAFNELDDGILVRDGGATVIFQWTYSQSKPRDVIWNQNFGHLGTGLPYAVGASIAEGRQRPVMLLTSDSAFLFHIAELETAAREGLPLVCVVGVDHQWGLEVGVYKRTFAQPSPQPGVHWSKDVRMDKIAEGFGCHGEYVEKEDEIGPAIARAYASGKVGVVHVCIDPKANSEEMPKYDRFRTWYAEGTQ, from the coding sequence ATGGGTGTACCGGTCTACAAGAGGATTCTCGACCTGTTCGAGGCCGAGGGCGTCAACACGTTGTTCGGCATCCCGGACCCGAACTTCGTGCACATGTTCACCGAGGCCGAGGCCCGCGGCTGGTCCGTCGTGGCACCACACCACGAATTGAGCGCCGGCTTCATGGCCGAGGCCGCCTCGCGGATGACGGGGAAACCGGGTCTGTGCATCGGCACACTCGGTCCGGGCGTCGCGAACATCGCGGGCGCGATGATGTGTGCCCTCGTCGAGAACTCGCCGGTCATCTTCCTGGGCGGACAGCGTGCCCGCATCACCGAACGCCGGGTGCGCCGGGGACGGATCCAATTCGTCCAGCAGGAGGGACTTTTCGCGCCGTCGGTGAAGTACAGCAGCTCCATCGAATACGCCGATCAGACCGACGAGATCATCCACGAGGCAATCCGCCGGGCGATGTCGGGTACCCCGGGACCGGCCTACGTCGAGTTCCCATCGCATGTCATCCTCGACGAACTCGAGGTGGCAGACTCACCGAGCCCCGCGTCCTACCGCCTGGTCAACCAGGGCGCGGGCGCGCGTGAGGTCGCCGACGCCGCGAAGCTCATCCGGGAGGCCGCGAGCCCGATCCTGCTGGTCGGTCACGGCGTGCACACCTCGCGCACCCAGCGGGAGGTCAAGGAACTCGCCGAGCTGATGAACTGCCCCGTCATCCAGACCTCCGGCGGCACGTCGTTCATCCCCGGCCTGCAGGACCGGACGTTCCCGTACCTGTTCTCGCCGGCCGCGAACCAGGCGGTCGAGGAATCCGATCTGTGCGTCGCGCTGGGCACCGAACTCGGTGAACCCATGCACTACGGCCGGACCCAGCACTGGGCGGCGGGCAACGCCGATCGCAAATGGGTTTACGTCGAACAGGATCCGACGGCCATCGGCGTCAATCGCTCGTTCGACGTGGCGCTGGTCGGCGACCTGCGCGGAGTCGTCCCGCAGCTCGTCGAGGCCCTGCGCGACACCCCGCGGGCTCCGTCTGCGAACCTCGACGCCCTGATCGCGTCCGACGCCGCCGAACTCGCGGGGCTCGCCGAGAGCGCGCCGACCGGACGGGCGCCCATCCACTCTGCGCGTTATGTCGTCGAGGCGACCAAGGCGTTCAACGAGCTCGATGACGGCATCCTGGTGCGCGACGGCGGCGCGACCGTGATCTTCCAGTGGACCTATTCCCAGTCCAAGCCGCGCGACGTCATCTGGAATCAGAACTTCGGCCACCTGGGCACCGGTCTCCCCTACGCGGTCGGCGCCTCGATCGCCGAGGGCCGCCAACGGCCGGTCATGCTACTGACGAGCGACTCGGCGTTCCTGTTCCACATCGCGGAGTTGGAAACCGCTGCGCGCGAGGGCCTTCCACTGGTATGTGTAGTTGGTGTCGACCATCAGTGGGGCCTGGAGGTCGGCGTCTACAAGCGGACCTTCGCACAGCCGTCGCCGCAACCCGGAGTGCACTGGAGCAAGGACGTCCGGATGGACAAGATCGCCGAGGGCTTCGGCTGCCACGGCGAGTACGTTGAGAAAGAAGACGAGATCGGCCCGGCCATTGCGCGTGCCTACGCCAGCGGCAAGGTCGGAGTGGTGCATGTGTGCATAGACCCGAAGGCAAACTCTGAGGAGATGCCCAAGTACGACCGATTCCGCACCTGGTACGCCGAGGGCACACAGTAA
- a CDS encoding aldehyde dehydrogenase family protein, translated as MREYLQFYIDGQWVDPVGLSPLDVENPATEEVAGRIALGSAADVDKAVAAARRAFGSWSQTSREERLDLLQAISAEYLRRQGDLAAAVSEEIGAPPALAAGAQVQLGIGHLMTAIEVLKNFEFSRQLGKTLVTSEPIGVCGLITPWNWPLNQIAVKVFPALATGCTVVLKPSEVAPFSAQIFTEVIDAAGVPPGVYNLVYGDGAGVGAAISSHPGIDMVSFTGSTRAGIEVARSAAPTVKRVSQELGGKSPNIVLDDDAFATSVAAGVSAMMPNSGQSCNAPSRMLVPNSRMAEAISIAAETIDSVRVADVDNPRAIGPVASRAQFERIQGLIAKGVAGGAKLVAGGEGRPDGVDRGFYVRPTVFADVTNDMTIAREEIFGPVLCMLGYDDIDDAVDIANDTEYGLAGYVSGADIDAARAVARRIRAGWISINHAFDMNAPFGGYKHSGNGREWGEAGFHEYVETKSVLGHG; from the coding sequence ATGCGCGAGTATCTGCAGTTCTATATCGACGGACAGTGGGTCGACCCGGTCGGGCTGTCGCCACTGGACGTCGAGAACCCCGCCACCGAAGAGGTTGCGGGCCGCATTGCCCTGGGTTCGGCGGCAGACGTGGACAAGGCGGTCGCGGCCGCACGTCGTGCGTTCGGGTCGTGGTCGCAGACCAGCCGCGAAGAACGCCTCGACCTGCTGCAGGCGATCAGCGCCGAATATCTCAGGCGCCAAGGCGATCTCGCCGCGGCCGTGAGCGAGGAGATCGGTGCCCCGCCGGCACTGGCCGCAGGTGCGCAGGTGCAGCTCGGCATCGGACATCTGATGACCGCCATCGAGGTGCTCAAGAATTTCGAGTTCTCGCGTCAGCTCGGCAAGACGCTGGTGACGAGCGAACCGATCGGTGTCTGCGGCCTCATCACGCCATGGAACTGGCCGCTCAACCAGATCGCCGTCAAGGTGTTCCCCGCGTTGGCGACCGGCTGCACCGTGGTCCTCAAGCCGTCGGAGGTCGCCCCGTTCTCGGCGCAGATCTTCACCGAGGTCATCGACGCCGCGGGAGTGCCCCCCGGCGTGTACAACCTGGTCTACGGCGACGGAGCCGGTGTGGGAGCGGCCATTTCGAGCCATCCCGGCATCGACATGGTGTCCTTCACCGGCTCGACCCGGGCCGGAATCGAGGTCGCAAGGTCCGCGGCGCCGACCGTCAAGCGGGTCAGCCAGGAGCTCGGCGGTAAGAGCCCGAACATCGTGCTGGACGACGACGCCTTCGCCACCAGCGTCGCGGCCGGCGTTTCGGCGATGATGCCGAACTCGGGCCAGAGCTGCAATGCGCCGTCACGCATGTTGGTGCCGAACTCCCGGATGGCCGAAGCCATTTCGATCGCCGCGGAGACCATCGACAGTGTGCGGGTCGCCGACGTCGACAACCCGAGAGCCATCGGGCCGGTCGCCTCGCGCGCCCAGTTCGAGCGCATCCAGGGCCTCATCGCCAAGGGGGTCGCCGGCGGCGCCAAGCTGGTCGCCGGTGGCGAGGGACGTCCTGATGGCGTGGACCGCGGATTCTACGTCCGCCCAACGGTATTCGCCGATGTCACGAACGACATGACCATTGCCCGCGAGGAGATCTTCGGACCGGTGCTGTGCATGCTCGGATACGACGATATCGATGACGCCGTCGACATCGCCAACGACACCGAATACGGCCTGGCCGGCTATGTTTCGGGCGCCGACATCGACGCCGCCCGTGCGGTGGCCCGCAGAATCCGGGCCGGCTGGATTTCGATCAACCATGCCTTCGACATGAACGCGCCGTTCGGCGGCTACAAGCACAGCGGCAACGGCCGCGAGTGGGGCGAGGCGGGTTTCCACGAGTACGTGGAGACCAAGAGCGTCCTCGGCCACGGCTGA
- a CDS encoding amidohydrolase family protein, whose translation MGQLSHRVDIPFPLFDADNHLYEPPEALTKYLPKEYKDVVQYVEVNGRTKIAIRGQISNYIPNPTFSVVARPGAWEEYFKYGNPEGKSRRELFGEPMKAIPAFFEPAPRLELMDQLGLDRTLMFPTLASLIEERLRDDPVAIHVLIHSLNQWLDEVWGFNYKNRIFTTPVITLPIVEKAIEELEWCVKRGARAILIRPAPVPGFRGPRSFALPEFDPFWQKCVEYDVFIGMHSSDSGYSRYTSEWDGAAQEMLPFQTNAMAILNEWRPIQDAVASWVIHGALFRHPKLKVGIVEAGSKWMFPLLDQMAEVYKKAPESFLGNPMEEIKNRIHVSPFYEEGIDDLINLVGVDQVLYGSDWPHPEGLAEPTHYVTALQHLPVDDQAKIMGGNLARLVTV comes from the coding sequence ATGGGACAACTGTCGCATCGGGTCGATATTCCGTTTCCGCTGTTCGACGCGGACAACCATCTCTACGAGCCGCCCGAGGCACTGACCAAGTACCTGCCCAAGGAGTACAAGGACGTCGTCCAGTACGTCGAGGTCAACGGCCGCACCAAGATCGCGATCCGAGGCCAGATCAGCAACTACATCCCGAACCCCACGTTCTCCGTGGTGGCCCGGCCCGGCGCCTGGGAGGAGTACTTCAAGTACGGCAACCCCGAGGGCAAGTCCCGGCGCGAGCTCTTCGGTGAGCCGATGAAGGCCATCCCGGCGTTCTTCGAGCCCGCTCCGCGGCTCGAGCTCATGGACCAACTGGGCCTCGATCGCACACTGATGTTCCCGACGCTTGCCAGCTTGATCGAAGAGCGGCTGCGTGACGACCCGGTCGCCATCCACGTCCTCATCCACTCGCTCAACCAGTGGCTCGACGAAGTGTGGGGGTTCAACTACAAGAACCGGATCTTCACCACGCCGGTGATCACCCTCCCCATCGTGGAGAAGGCCATCGAGGAGCTGGAGTGGTGCGTCAAGCGTGGTGCGCGCGCCATCCTGATCCGGCCGGCGCCGGTGCCCGGTTTCCGTGGTCCCCGGTCGTTCGCGCTGCCCGAGTTCGATCCGTTCTGGCAGAAGTGCGTCGAGTACGACGTCTTCATCGGGATGCACTCCTCCGACAGCGGCTACTCCCGCTACACGTCCGAGTGGGACGGCGCGGCACAGGAGATGCTGCCGTTCCAGACCAACGCAATGGCCATCCTCAACGAATGGCGCCCGATCCAGGATGCGGTGGCTTCGTGGGTGATCCACGGCGCGCTGTTCCGCCACCCGAAGCTGAAGGTCGGCATCGTCGAGGCGGGGTCGAAATGGATGTTCCCGTTGCTCGATCAGATGGCCGAGGTCTATAAGAAGGCCCCGGAGTCCTTCCTCGGAAATCCCATGGAGGAGATCAAGAACCGCATTCACGTCAGCCCCTTCTACGAGGAGGGCATCGACGACCTGATCAACCTGGTCGGTGTCGACCAGGTGCTCTACGGATCCGACTGGCCGCACCCCGAGGGTCTGGCCGAGCCGACGCACTACGTGACCGCGCTGCAGCACCTGCCGGTCGACGATCAGGCAAAGATCATGGGCGGCAACCTCGCCCGGCTCGTCACGGTGTAA
- a CDS encoding TetR/AcrR family transcriptional regulator, producing MASERRIGGPEAKNRGALLDAAEALMLDEGYAAVTSRRVAERAGLKPQLVHYYFRTMDDLFLAAFRRRTEQGLAAQSMILLAPNPLRALWTFLIENRDTALIMEYAALANHRKELGSEIAGAAQQFLEGQAELVGSVLAQHGVDADELPPIVAISLIVGMSQLLTMEAALGVSVGHDEILAYFDRYLRKLDPAADN from the coding sequence ATGGCATCGGAACGAAGGATCGGCGGACCCGAGGCGAAGAACCGCGGGGCCCTACTGGATGCCGCCGAGGCGCTGATGCTCGACGAGGGCTACGCCGCGGTGACCTCCCGGCGGGTCGCCGAAAGGGCCGGTCTCAAGCCGCAACTCGTCCATTACTACTTCCGCACCATGGACGACCTGTTCCTGGCCGCCTTCCGGCGCCGGACCGAGCAGGGGCTGGCGGCCCAGTCGATGATCCTGCTGGCGCCGAACCCGCTGCGGGCGCTGTGGACCTTCCTCATCGAGAACCGCGATACCGCGCTCATCATGGAATATGCCGCACTGGCCAACCATCGCAAGGAACTCGGGTCCGAGATCGCCGGCGCCGCACAACAATTCCTCGAAGGGCAGGCGGAGCTGGTCGGCTCGGTCCTCGCGCAACACGGCGTCGATGCCGATGAGCTGCCGCCGATCGTCGCGATCTCCTTGATCGTGGGGATGTCGCAGCTGCTGACGATGGAGGCCGCGCTCGGGGTCTCCGTCGGCCACGACGAGATTCTCGCCTACTTCGACCGGTACCTGCGCAAGCTCGATCCGGCCGCCGACAACTAG